A single Lentimicrobium sp. L6 DNA region contains:
- a CDS encoding glycosyl hydrolase, whose amino-acid sequence MINRFTTYVMTGVLVCGLLFSGPAWAKKKKETAEKETTALEKANIGLTWRGIGPAFTSGRIADFAVNPDNPSEYYVAVASGHIWKTYNNGTTWEPIFDNNGAYSIGCLKMDPNNHHVIWAGTGENNHQRALGYGNGVYKSEDGGASWTNMGLKESRQIGMIAIDPRDSDVVYVAAEGSAWGPGGERGLYKSIDGGANWELVLEISENTGINNVVLDPIDPDLIYATAEQRRRSGFGKIGGGPESGLHISKDAGKTWKKVTNGLPGGHVGGMGIAISSVDRNVVYLIIEAQGETGGFFRSVNRGASFEKMGDHSASGQYYNEIYCDPIDVNTVYSVETISKVSRNGGKTWNSIGNNGRHVDDHALWIDPTDTKHFMIGTDGGVYESYDGGNNYIFKSNLPVTQFYRVAVDNTEPFYWVYGGTQDNNSFGGPNMNTTRGGVTQGEWKTTLGGDGFWQAIDPDDPNIVYSEYQYGNVSRYDKKSGESISIKPQPNKDELTHRWNWDAPMLISPHQGQTLYIAANKVFKSTDRGHSWKTISEDLTRNEDRNQFKMMDKYWPSDAVVKDMSTSQWGTIVAMAESKVKKGLLYVGTDDGLIQITEDDGDNWFKVSSFPGVPEYTYVSDIMPSKFDENVVFATFNNTKADDFKPYVLKSTDKGRTWTSIAANLPENGSVHTLEQDFVKKDLLFVGTEFAFYFSIDGGQEWKKLSAGMPDVAVRDIAIQERENDLAIATFGRGFYILDDFTPLRELSTDLFDQEAFLFPISDALMFVQTGNRYGQGSMPYLGKNPKFGAVFTYYIKEIPKTIKSERKKKEKEQFEAGEKIPQPSVEELRAEERQLDPYLVFTIKDAAGSVVKEIFKKPSKGVNRMNWSLQYAGFNHIETEEFNPTDNKNSWGYPVLPGKYSVSIDMVFDGEKKALAGPVEFTAKTLNNTTLPAADRGTLVAFQRQITEVIKTMNGAGQYMEEMEKRIASVRQTIHNTPGMPFELSLKTKAIAEQLDDLFFLIDGVEAKASWEEIPPAAVPLSNRIQNIVWGMWSSTSEPTQTMVNNYAIVVEEVPQILKTLEKMDADMKMVEQELEKAGAPWTPGRIPTFRK is encoded by the coding sequence ATGATCAATCGTTTTACGACTTATGTGATGACGGGAGTCCTTGTATGTGGACTTTTGTTCTCAGGACCCGCATGGGCCAAAAAGAAAAAAGAAACAGCAGAGAAAGAAACCACTGCTCTTGAAAAGGCCAATATTGGTTTAACTTGGAGAGGAATTGGGCCTGCTTTTACTTCAGGAAGAATTGCTGACTTTGCAGTTAACCCAGATAATCCAAGTGAATATTATGTGGCAGTTGCCTCTGGTCATATTTGGAAAACCTATAATAACGGTACCACTTGGGAGCCAATATTTGATAATAATGGAGCTTATTCTATTGGTTGTTTGAAAATGGATCCCAATAATCATCATGTGATTTGGGCTGGAACGGGTGAGAATAATCACCAAAGAGCTTTGGGTTACGGAAATGGTGTTTATAAATCAGAAGATGGTGGAGCTAGTTGGACCAATATGGGACTAAAAGAAAGTCGTCAGATTGGTATGATAGCCATTGATCCTAGAGATAGTGATGTGGTTTATGTGGCTGCTGAAGGATCTGCTTGGGGACCTGGAGGCGAAAGAGGATTGTATAAATCTATCGATGGTGGAGCCAACTGGGAATTGGTTTTAGAAATCAGCGAAAACACAGGTATCAATAATGTGGTTTTAGACCCCATTGATCCTGATCTAATTTATGCCACTGCTGAACAAAGAAGAAGAAGTGGATTCGGAAAAATTGGAGGAGGGCCAGAATCAGGTCTTCACATTTCAAAAGATGCTGGGAAAACTTGGAAAAAAGTTACCAATGGTTTACCTGGTGGTCATGTGGGAGGTATGGGAATTGCCATTTCTTCTGTGGATAGGAATGTAGTCTATTTAATTATAGAAGCACAAGGGGAAACAGGTGGTTTCTTTCGTTCGGTAAATAGAGGAGCGAGTTTTGAGAAAATGGGTGATCATTCTGCCAGTGGACAATATTATAATGAGATTTATTGTGATCCAATCGATGTGAATACAGTATATTCTGTAGAAACCATTAGTAAAGTAAGCCGTAATGGTGGTAAAACATGGAATTCGATTGGTAATAATGGAAGACATGTTGATGATCACGCTCTTTGGATTGACCCTACAGATACCAAGCACTTCATGATTGGTACTGATGGTGGTGTTTATGAATCTTATGATGGAGGTAATAATTATATTTTCAAATCTAATCTTCCCGTAACACAATTTTATAGAGTAGCTGTAGATAATACAGAGCCTTTCTATTGGGTATATGGTGGAACACAAGACAATAACAGTTTTGGTGGACCTAATATGAATACAACAAGAGGAGGAGTAACTCAAGGGGAATGGAAAACAACTCTTGGAGGTGATGGTTTCTGGCAAGCAATCGATCCAGATGATCCAAATATCGTTTACTCAGAATACCAATATGGTAATGTTTCTCGCTACGATAAAAAATCAGGAGAAAGTATTTCAATCAAGCCTCAACCTAACAAAGATGAATTAACACATCGTTGGAATTGGGATGCGCCTATGTTGATTAGTCCTCATCAAGGTCAGACTTTGTATATAGCTGCCAATAAGGTATTTAAAAGTACCGATAGAGGTCACAGTTGGAAAACAATAAGTGAAGACTTAACCCGCAACGAAGATAGAAATCAGTTTAAAATGATGGATAAATATTGGCCATCAGATGCTGTGGTAAAAGATATGTCTACTTCACAATGGGGAACTATTGTTGCGATGGCTGAATCTAAAGTAAAAAAAGGTTTACTTTATGTTGGTACAGATGATGGTTTGATTCAAATAACAGAGGATGATGGTGACAACTGGTTCAAAGTTAGTAGCTTCCCTGGCGTTCCAGAATATACTTATGTTAGTGATATTATGCCTTCTAAATTTGATGAGAATGTGGTTTTCGCTACTTTTAATAATACCAAGGCTGATGATTTTAAACCTTATGTTCTAAAGTCAACAGATAAAGGTCGTACATGGACTTCTATAGCTGCTAACCTTCCTGAAAATGGTTCTGTTCATACTTTGGAGCAAGATTTTGTAAAAAAAGACCTCCTTTTTGTAGGAACTGAATTTGCTTTCTATTTCTCCATTGATGGAGGACAAGAATGGAAGAAATTAAGTGCGGGAATGCCTGACGTTGCTGTGAGAGATATTGCTATTCAAGAAAGAGAAAACGACCTTGCTATTGCAACATTTGGTCGAGGATTTTACATTTTAGATGATTTTACTCCACTTAGAGAATTAAGCACAGATTTATTTGATCAGGAAGCTTTCTTGTTCCCAATTTCTGATGCTTTAATGTTTGTACAAACTGGAAATCGATATGGTCAAGGTTCTATGCCATATTTAGGTAAGAACCCTAAGTTTGGAGCTGTGTTTACTTATTATATAAAGGAAATTCCAAAAACTATTAAGAGTGAGAGAAAGAAAAAAGAAAAAGAACAGTTTGAAGCTGGGGAGAAAATTCCCCAACCAAGTGTTGAAGAATTAAGAGCCGAAGAAAGACAACTTGACCCATACCTCGTTTTTACTATTAAAGATGCAGCTGGTTCTGTGGTTAAGGAAATATTTAAGAAGCCTTCGAAAGGTGTAAATCGTATGAATTGGAGTCTTCAGTATGCCGGTTTTAATCACATAGAAACTGAGGAGTTTAATCCTACAGATAATAAGAATAGTTGGGGATATCCAGTACTTCCTGGTAAATATAGCGTGAGTATTGATATGGTTTTTGATGGGGAAAAGAAAGCGCTTGCTGGGCCTGTTGAATTCACTGCCAAAACTCTTAATAATACTACTTTACCTGCTGCTGACCGTGGCACTTTAGTGGCATTTCAACGTCAAATTACTGAAGTAATTAAGACCATGAATGGTGCTGGACAGTATATGGAAGAGATGGAAAAGAGAATCGCTTCTGTTCGTCAAACTATCCATAATACGCCTGGTATGCCATTTGAATTAAGTTTAAAAACTAAAGCGATTGCCGAACAATTAGATGATCTTTTCTT